In Cicer arietinum cultivar CDC Frontier isolate Library 1 chromosome 7, Cicar.CDCFrontier_v2.0, whole genome shotgun sequence, a single window of DNA contains:
- the LOC101499746 gene encoding probable nucleoside diphosphate kinase 5 isoform X4 codes for MRTPFVGFFRILVLLVFVSASCSSINESMKAQKTLAIIKPDGLLGNYTDDIKRTILEYGFSIVKEKIVQLDEAGVKIFYAEHSSKSFFSSLVKYMTSGPVLVMVLEKDDAIADWRALMGPTDASKAKITHPHSIRAKCGLDTQNNCVHGSDSINSAQREISFFFKELSADIITEHDEL; via the exons ATGAGAACCCCTTTTGTtggattcttcagaatacttgTCCTTCTTGTTTTTGTCTCAGCTTCCTG TTCATCTATTAATGAAAGTATGAAAGCGCAGAAAACTTTAGCGATTATAAAGCCGGATGGATTGCTCGGTAACTACACAGATGATATCAAGAGAACAATTTTAGAATATGGTTTTAGCATTGTCAAAGAAAAGATTGTTCAACTTGATGAAGCCggtgtgaaaatattttatgcaGAACACTCTTCAAAAAGCTTCTTTTCCAGCCTTGTAAAATACATGACAAG TGGACCAGTGTTAGTTATGGTTTTGGAGAAGGATGATGCTATTGCTGATTGGCGCGCTTTAATGGGCCCTACGGATGCAAGCAAGGCTAAGATTACTCACCCTCACAG CATCAGAGCAAAATGTGGATTGGATACCCAAAATAATTGTGTTCATGGTTCAGACTCTATCAATTCTGCACAAAGAGAgatatcatttttctttaaagaGCTCTCTGCAG ATATAATTACAGAACATGATGAATTGTAG
- the LOC101499746 gene encoding probable nucleoside diphosphate kinase 5 isoform X2 — MNFNLYDYCWFLQFGSIQMRTPFVGFFRILVLLVFVSASCSSINESMKAQKTLAIIKPDGLLGNYTDDIKRTILEYGFSIVKEKIVQLDEAGVKIFYAEHSSKSFFSSLVKYMTSGPVLVMVLEKDDAIADWRALMGPTDASKAKITHPHSIRAKCGLDTQNNCVHGSDSINSAQREISFFFKELSADIITEHDEL, encoded by the exons atgaattttaatttatatgattatTGTTGGTTCTTGCAGTTTGGTTCAATTCAAATGAGAACCCCTTTTGTtggattcttcagaatacttgTCCTTCTTGTTTTTGTCTCAGCTTCCTG TTCATCTATTAATGAAAGTATGAAAGCGCAGAAAACTTTAGCGATTATAAAGCCGGATGGATTGCTCGGTAACTACACAGATGATATCAAGAGAACAATTTTAGAATATGGTTTTAGCATTGTCAAAGAAAAGATTGTTCAACTTGATGAAGCCggtgtgaaaatattttatgcaGAACACTCTTCAAAAAGCTTCTTTTCCAGCCTTGTAAAATACATGACAAG TGGACCAGTGTTAGTTATGGTTTTGGAGAAGGATGATGCTATTGCTGATTGGCGCGCTTTAATGGGCCCTACGGATGCAAGCAAGGCTAAGATTACTCACCCTCACAG CATCAGAGCAAAATGTGGATTGGATACCCAAAATAATTGTGTTCATGGTTCAGACTCTATCAATTCTGCACAAAGAGAgatatcatttttctttaaagaGCTCTCTGCAG ATATAATTACAGAACATGATGAATTGTAG
- the LOC101499746 gene encoding probable nucleoside diphosphate kinase 5 isoform X3 — protein MRTPFVGFFRILVLLVFVSASCCSSSINESMKAQKTLAIIKPDGLLGNYTDDIKRTILEYGFSIVKEKIVQLDEAGVKIFYAEHSSKSFFSSLVKYMTSGPVLVMVLEKDDAIADWRALMGPTDASKAKITHPHSIRAKCGLDTQNNCVHGSDSINSAQREISFFFKELSADIITEHDEL, from the exons ATGAGAACCCCTTTTGTtggattcttcagaatacttgTCCTTCTTGTTTTTGTCTCAGCTTCCTG TTGCAGTTCATCTATTAATGAAAGTATGAAAGCGCAGAAAACTTTAGCGATTATAAAGCCGGATGGATTGCTCGGTAACTACACAGATGATATCAAGAGAACAATTTTAGAATATGGTTTTAGCATTGTCAAAGAAAAGATTGTTCAACTTGATGAAGCCggtgtgaaaatattttatgcaGAACACTCTTCAAAAAGCTTCTTTTCCAGCCTTGTAAAATACATGACAAG TGGACCAGTGTTAGTTATGGTTTTGGAGAAGGATGATGCTATTGCTGATTGGCGCGCTTTAATGGGCCCTACGGATGCAAGCAAGGCTAAGATTACTCACCCTCACAG CATCAGAGCAAAATGTGGATTGGATACCCAAAATAATTGTGTTCATGGTTCAGACTCTATCAATTCTGCACAAAGAGAgatatcatttttctttaaagaGCTCTCTGCAG ATATAATTACAGAACATGATGAATTGTAG
- the LOC101501332 gene encoding protein NEGATIVE GRAVITROPIC RESPONSE OF ROOTS, with product MKFFSWMQNKLGGKQENRKSNTSSATTYHAKQEQREEFSDWPHSLLAIGTFGNNNEIKQNIEDNQNTQEDPSSSDEIVDFTPEEIGKLQKELTKLLRRKPNVEKEISELPLDRFLNCPSSLEVDRRISNTLCSESGDKDEDIEKTLSVILDKCKDICAEKSKKSIGKKSISFLLKKMFVCRSGFAPTPNLRDSLQESRMEKLLRTILHKKIYTQNSSRASVLKKCIEDKKSIRNMNEDEAEEKTDDGSKWVKTDSEYIVLEI from the exons ATGAAg TTCTTCAGCTGGATGCAAAATAAACTTGGTGGGAAACAAGAGaacagaaaatcaaacacatctTCAGCTACTACAT ATCATGCAAAACAAGAACAAAGAGAAGAATTCAGTGATTGGCCTCATAGTTTGCTAGCAATTGGAACATTTGGAAACAACaatgaaatcaaacaaaacatAGAAGATAACCAAAACACACAAGAGGATCCATCTTCATCAGATGAAATAGTAGATTTCACTCCTGAAGAAATTGGTAAACTTCAAAAGGAGTTAACCAAACTCCTAAGACGAAAACCGAATGTCGAAAAAGAGATTTCTGAGCTTCCTCTTGACAGATTTCTAAACTGTCCATCAAGTTTGGAGGTTGATAGGAGAATCAGCAATACACTTTGCAGTGAATCAGGTGACAAAGATGAAGATATTGAGAAGACACTTAGTGTCATACTTGATAAATGCAAAGACATTTGTGCTGAGAAAAGTAAGAAATCAATTGGGAAGaaatctatttcttttcttttgaagaAGATGTTTGTTTGTAGAAGTGGATTTGCTCCAACACCTAACCTTAGAGATTCCCTTCAAGAATCAAGAATGGAGAAG CTTTTGAGGACAATTCTTCACAAGAAAATTTACACACAAAATTCTTCCCGGGCATCAGTGTTAAAAAAGTGCATAGAGGACAAGAAGAGTATAAGGAATATGAATGAAGATGAAGCAGAGGAGAAAACTGATGATGGAAGCAAATGGGTCAAGACTGATTCTGAAT ATATTGTCCTAGAGATATAA
- the LOC101501650 gene encoding sm-like protein LSM1B isoform X1, whose translation MSWAGPEDIYLSTSLASYLDKKLLILLRDGRKLMGTLRSFDQFANAVLEGACERVVVGDLYCDIPLGLYVIRGENVVLIGELDMEREELPPHMTRVPTEEILRAQKAERDASDLKGTMRKRMEFLDMD comes from the exons ATGTCTTGGGCAGGTCCTGAAGATATCTATCTTTCTACTTCACTTGCTAGTTATCTTGACA AGAAACTTCTTATATTGCTAAGAGATGGTAGAAAGCTCATGGGGACACTTCGCTCTTTTGATCAATTTG CTAATGCTGTTCTTGAGGGTGCCTGTGAGAGGGTTGTTGTTGGTGATCTGTATTGCGACATCCCTCTGGGTCTTTATGTAATCCGTGGGGAGAATGTTGTTCTAATTGGTGAGCTG GACATGGAGAGGGAGGAACTTCCCCCACATATGACTCGTGTTCCTACAGAAGAAATCTTGAGG GCACAGAAAGCAGAAAGGGATGCTTCAGATCTGAAAGGAACTATGAGAAAAAGAATGGAATTCCTTGACATGGACTGA
- the LOC101499440 gene encoding uncharacterized protein, with amino-acid sequence MAEQFSSSVEFGLNLSKRIHHVKESAPAPAPAMSRSPKLHLPSAPMCYAVIPDPQIVDNPDIRSYQPYVYGRCDPPALIPLQLHGIGMEVECCLDTAFVTVTGKWRVHCIMASSICDCQVAIPMGEQGSLLGVEVDDSGRSYHTELISLKDEKDKQKWDKAKDGYFLKSQIYIIKIPQFKGGSIFSIKIRWSQKLLFNDGEFCLIVPFCFPSYVAPFGRNISKKEKISLKVNFGAANEVLCKTTSHPLKGLMRQAGKLSLSYEAEVPAWSSTDFSFSYMVSSSDIFGGALIQSPFLRDFDEREMFCFYLYPGNSQDRKVFKKDVVFIVDISASMKGSPLGKAKNALLAVLPQLNPQDTFNIIAFTGEAYLFSPSMETATKEAILKASKWVDATFIANGGTNIMLPLTQAMNQLRKSSHSVPLIFLVTDGADEDEREICNFVKSYVTSGKSVRTPRISTFGIGLYCNHYFLQMLAQIGRGHYDAAYDLDTIDFRMQRLFNTASSVIVADITIESLEGLDSQELFPSHIPDLSFASPLIISGRYNGTFPEVVKVTGTLADMTSFVVDLKVQREKDMQLTNVFSKRHVDLVTAQAWLLESEELEEKVSKMSIQNNVPSEYTCMEMVLVKKDDGKKASGEFMLKKAYSQVSKLSLQGLEIERPKLFLGGLRHGFGDLKATSENIPPATKEAKPSDPGLLEKAASTCCGMVANTCCGMCLLKTCSLVNDSCTIVCTQLCAALACFEIIKCCIELCDCDCDCL; translated from the exons ATGGCCGAACAGTTTTCCTCCTCCGTCGAATTCGGACTCAACCTCTCTAAGAGAATTCACCACGTTAAAGAATCAGCTCCGGCACCGGCTCCGGCTATGTCAAGGTCGCCGAAGTTACACCTACCGTCGGCGCCGATGTGTTACGCGGTGATACCTGATCCACAGATAGTAGATAACCCGGACATTCGGAGTTATCAACCGTATGTGTACGGACGGTGTGATCCTCCGGCGTTGATACCACTTCAGCTTCACGGAATTGGCATGGAAGTTGAGTGTTGTTTAGATACGGCGTTTGTAACTGTCACCGGAAAGTGGCGCGTGCATTGTATTATGGCGAGTAGTATCTGTGATTGTCAGGTTGCTATACCAATGGGTGAACag GGTTCACTTCTAGGTGTCGAGGTTGATGACTCTGGAAGATCCTATCATACTGAATTGATCTCTCTGAAGGATGAAAAGGATAAGCAAAAATGGGACAAAGCTAAAGACGGATACTTCTTGAAAAGCCAAATATACATTATTAAGATTCCACAG TTTAAGGGAGGCTCCATCTTCTCAATTAAGATCAGATGGTCCCAGAAGTTATTATTTAATGATGGCGAGTTCTGTCTTATAGTTCCCTTCTGCTTTCCTTCATATGTTGCCCCTTTTGGAAGAAATATTTCTAAGAAAGAGAAGATATCTTTGAAAGTGAATTTTGGTGCTGCAAATGAAGTGTTGTGTAAAACCACTAGTCATCCTCTTAAG GGACTAATGCGCCAAGCTGGCAAATTAAGTTTATCATATGAAGCAGAGGTACCTGCTTGGTCAAGTACAGACTTCAGTTTCTCGTACATG GTTTCTTCAAGTGACATATTTGGTGGTGCTCTCATACAATCCCCTTTCCTGCGTGATTTTGATGAAAGAGAGATGTTTTGCTTCTATCTTTACCCTGGAAATAGCCAAGATAGAAAG GTTTTTAAAAAGGATGTGGTGTTCATAGTAGATATAAGTGCAAGCATGAAGGGAAGTCCTCTTGGAAAAGCAAAGAATGCACTACTAGCAGTACTCCCTCAATTAAACCCTCAAGATACATTTAACATTATAGCTTTCACTGGGGAGGCCTATTTATTCTCTCCATCGATGGAAACAGCTACAAAGGAAGCAATTTTAAAGGCTTCTAAGTGGGTTGACGCTACTTTTATTGCAAATGGTGGTACCAACATCATGCTTCCCTTAACTCAG GCAATGAACCAACTTCGGAAATCAAGTCATTCAGTCCCTCTTATTTTTCTTGTTACTGATGGGGCTGATGAGGATGAGAGAGAGATTTGCAATTTTGTGAAAAGCTATGTAACAAGTGGAAAATCAGTTCGCACGCCGCGTATAAGCACTTTTGGCATAG gTTTATATTGTAATCACTACTTCTTGCAAATGCTAGCACAAATTGGGAGGGGTCACTATGATGCCGCTTATGATTTAG ATACAATTGACTTTAGAATGCAAAGGCTATTTAATACTGCTTCATCAGTTATAGTTGCTGATATCACCATTGAAAGTTTAGAAGGCCTTGATTCACAGGAG TTGTTCCCAAGTCATATTCCTGACCTATCATTTGCAAGTCCATTGATAATATCAGGCAGATACAATGGAACTTTTCCTGAAGTAGTTAAGGTTACTGGAACTTTGGCAGATATGACCAGCTTTGTAGTGGACCTTAAAGTGCAAAGAGAAAAGGATATGCAACTCACTAAT GTCTTTTCAAAGAGACATGTAGATCTAGTCACTGCTCAAGCCTGGTTATTAGAAAGTGAAGAGCTGGAAGAGAAG GTTTCTAAAATGAGCATTCAAAATAACGTCCCATCAGAGTATACCTGCATGGAGATGGTTCTTGTGAAGAAAGATGATGGCAAAAAGGCATCTGGagaatttatgttaaaaaag GCATACAGCCAAGTGAGCAAACTTAGCCTCCAGGGATTGGAAATTGAACGTCCAAAGTTATTCCTTGGAGGACTTAGGCATGGATTTGGTGACTTGAAAGCAACTTCTGAGAACATTCCACCAGCAACAAAAGAAGCAAAACCATCTGATCCAGGACTATTGGAGAAGGCAGCCTCTACTTGTTGTGGTATGGTGGCTAACACATGTTGTGGCATGTGTCTGCTAAAGACATGTTCTTTAGTGAATGATAGTTGCACCATAGTTTGCACTCAACTTTGTGCGGCCTTGGCTTGTTTTGAGATAATTAAATGCTGTATTGAGCTATgtgattgtgattgtgattgCTTGTAG
- the LOC101499746 gene encoding probable nucleoside diphosphate kinase 5 isoform X5: MNFNLYDYCWFLQFGSIQMRTPFVGFFRILVLLVFVSASCCSSSINESMKAQKTLAIIKPDGLLEHSSKSFFSSLVKYMTSGPVLVMVLEKDDAIADWRALMGPTDASKAKITHPHSIRAKCGLDTQNNCVHGSDSINSAQREISFFFKELSADIITEHDEL, from the exons atgaattttaatttatatgattatTGTTGGTTCTTGCAGTTTGGTTCAATTCAAATGAGAACCCCTTTTGTtggattcttcagaatacttgTCCTTCTTGTTTTTGTCTCAGCTTCCTG TTGCAGTTCATCTATTAATGAAAGTATGAAAGCGCAGAAAACTTTAGCGATTATAAAGCCGGATGGATTGCTCG AACACTCTTCAAAAAGCTTCTTTTCCAGCCTTGTAAAATACATGACAAG TGGACCAGTGTTAGTTATGGTTTTGGAGAAGGATGATGCTATTGCTGATTGGCGCGCTTTAATGGGCCCTACGGATGCAAGCAAGGCTAAGATTACTCACCCTCACAG CATCAGAGCAAAATGTGGATTGGATACCCAAAATAATTGTGTTCATGGTTCAGACTCTATCAATTCTGCACAAAGAGAgatatcatttttctttaaagaGCTCTCTGCAG ATATAATTACAGAACATGATGAATTGTAG
- the LOC101499746 gene encoding probable nucleoside diphosphate kinase 5 isoform X6 translates to MNFNLYDYCWFLQFGSIQMRTPFVGFFRILVLLVFVSASCSSINESMKAQKTLAIIKPDGLLEHSSKSFFSSLVKYMTSGPVLVMVLEKDDAIADWRALMGPTDASKAKITHPHSIRAKCGLDTQNNCVHGSDSINSAQREISFFFKELSADIITEHDEL, encoded by the exons atgaattttaatttatatgattatTGTTGGTTCTTGCAGTTTGGTTCAATTCAAATGAGAACCCCTTTTGTtggattcttcagaatacttgTCCTTCTTGTTTTTGTCTCAGCTTCCTG TTCATCTATTAATGAAAGTATGAAAGCGCAGAAAACTTTAGCGATTATAAAGCCGGATGGATTGCTCG AACACTCTTCAAAAAGCTTCTTTTCCAGCCTTGTAAAATACATGACAAG TGGACCAGTGTTAGTTATGGTTTTGGAGAAGGATGATGCTATTGCTGATTGGCGCGCTTTAATGGGCCCTACGGATGCAAGCAAGGCTAAGATTACTCACCCTCACAG CATCAGAGCAAAATGTGGATTGGATACCCAAAATAATTGTGTTCATGGTTCAGACTCTATCAATTCTGCACAAAGAGAgatatcatttttctttaaagaGCTCTCTGCAG ATATAATTACAGAACATGATGAATTGTAG
- the LOC101499746 gene encoding probable nucleoside diphosphate kinase 5 isoform X7 yields MNFNLYDYCWFLQFGSIQMRTPFVGFFRILVLLVFVSASCCSSSINESMKAQKTLAIIKPDGLLGNYTDDIKRTILEYGFSIVKEKIVQLDEAGVKIFYAEHSSKSFFSSLVKYMTSGPVLVMVLEKDDAIADWRALMGPTDASKAKITHPHRYNYRT; encoded by the exons atgaattttaatttatatgattatTGTTGGTTCTTGCAGTTTGGTTCAATTCAAATGAGAACCCCTTTTGTtggattcttcagaatacttgTCCTTCTTGTTTTTGTCTCAGCTTCCTG TTGCAGTTCATCTATTAATGAAAGTATGAAAGCGCAGAAAACTTTAGCGATTATAAAGCCGGATGGATTGCTCGGTAACTACACAGATGATATCAAGAGAACAATTTTAGAATATGGTTTTAGCATTGTCAAAGAAAAGATTGTTCAACTTGATGAAGCCggtgtgaaaatattttatgcaGAACACTCTTCAAAAAGCTTCTTTTCCAGCCTTGTAAAATACATGACAAG TGGACCAGTGTTAGTTATGGTTTTGGAGAAGGATGATGCTATTGCTGATTGGCGCGCTTTAATGGGCCCTACGGATGCAAGCAAGGCTAAGATTACTCACCCTCACAG ATATAATTACAGAACATGA
- the LOC101501650 gene encoding sm-like protein LSM1B isoform X2, whose translation MSWAGPEDIYLSTSLASYLDKKLLILLRDGRKLMGTLRSFDQFANAVLEGACERVVVGDLYCDIPLGLYVIRGENVVLIGHGEGGTSPTYDSCSYRRNLEGTESRKGCFRSERNYEKKNGIP comes from the exons ATGTCTTGGGCAGGTCCTGAAGATATCTATCTTTCTACTTCACTTGCTAGTTATCTTGACA AGAAACTTCTTATATTGCTAAGAGATGGTAGAAAGCTCATGGGGACACTTCGCTCTTTTGATCAATTTG CTAATGCTGTTCTTGAGGGTGCCTGTGAGAGGGTTGTTGTTGGTGATCTGTATTGCGACATCCCTCTGGGTCTTTATGTAATCCGTGGGGAGAATGTTGTTCTAATTG GACATGGAGAGGGAGGAACTTCCCCCACATATGACTCGTGTTCCTACAGAAGAAATCTTGAGG GCACAGAAAGCAGAAAGGGATGCTTCAGATCTGAAAGGAACTATGAGAAAAAGAATGGAATTCCTTGA
- the LOC101499746 gene encoding probable nucleoside diphosphate kinase 5 isoform X1, whose protein sequence is MNFNLYDYCWFLQFGSIQMRTPFVGFFRILVLLVFVSASCCSSSINESMKAQKTLAIIKPDGLLGNYTDDIKRTILEYGFSIVKEKIVQLDEAGVKIFYAEHSSKSFFSSLVKYMTSGPVLVMVLEKDDAIADWRALMGPTDASKAKITHPHSIRAKCGLDTQNNCVHGSDSINSAQREISFFFKELSADIITEHDEL, encoded by the exons atgaattttaatttatatgattatTGTTGGTTCTTGCAGTTTGGTTCAATTCAAATGAGAACCCCTTTTGTtggattcttcagaatacttgTCCTTCTTGTTTTTGTCTCAGCTTCCTG TTGCAGTTCATCTATTAATGAAAGTATGAAAGCGCAGAAAACTTTAGCGATTATAAAGCCGGATGGATTGCTCGGTAACTACACAGATGATATCAAGAGAACAATTTTAGAATATGGTTTTAGCATTGTCAAAGAAAAGATTGTTCAACTTGATGAAGCCggtgtgaaaatattttatgcaGAACACTCTTCAAAAAGCTTCTTTTCCAGCCTTGTAAAATACATGACAAG TGGACCAGTGTTAGTTATGGTTTTGGAGAAGGATGATGCTATTGCTGATTGGCGCGCTTTAATGGGCCCTACGGATGCAAGCAAGGCTAAGATTACTCACCCTCACAG CATCAGAGCAAAATGTGGATTGGATACCCAAAATAATTGTGTTCATGGTTCAGACTCTATCAATTCTGCACAAAGAGAgatatcatttttctttaaagaGCTCTCTGCAG ATATAATTACAGAACATGATGAATTGTAG